The Phocoena sinus isolate mPhoSin1 chromosome 17, mPhoSin1.pri, whole genome shotgun sequence genome contains a region encoding:
- the MSC gene encoding musculin produces MSTSSGSDPEEMELRELQRGYPVPVSKRPPLRGAERSYISPSDNSSAEEEDPDGEEERCALGAAGGAGGCKRKRPGVAGGGGGKKPLPPKGSAAECKQSQRNAANARERARMRVLSKAFSRLKTSLPWVPPDTKLSKLDTLRLASSYIAHLRQLLQEDRYENGYVHPVNLTWPFVVSGRPDSDTKEVSAANRLCGTTA; encoded by the exons ATGTCCACCAGCTCGGGGAGCGACCCCGAGGAGATGGAGCTGCGGGAGCTGCAGCGCGGATACCCGGTCCCCGTCTCCAAGAGGCCGCCCCTCCGCGGCGCCGAACGCAGCTACATCTCGCCCAGTGACAACTCGTCCGCGGAGGAGGAAGACCCCGACGGCGAGGAGGAGCGCTGTGCGCTGGGAGCGGCCGGCGGCGCCGGAGGCTGCAAGAGGAAACGGCCCGGGGTGGCGGGGGGCGGCGGTGGCAAGAAGCCCCTCCCGCCCAAGGGCTCGGCGGCCGAGTGCAAGCAGTCGCAGAGGAACGCGGCCAACGCCCGCGAGCGCGCCCGGATGCGCGTGCTGAGCAAAGCCTTCTCCAGGCTCAAGACCAGCCTGCCCTGGGTGCCCCCCGACACCAAGCTTTCCAAGCTGGACACGCTCCGGCTGGCTTCCAGTTACATCGCGCACCTGCGGCAGCTGCTGCAGGAGGACCGCTACGAGAACGGCTACGTGCACCCGGTGAACCTG ACATGGCCATTTGTGGTCTCGGGACGACCTGACTCTGACACCAAAGAAGTTTCCGCAGCCAACAGATTATGTGGAACTACCGCTTAG